CGTCATGCCGATGATGTAGGCCTCCGACAGGTTGCCGCCGTGCGTGTTCACGGGCAGCGAGCCGTTCGGCCAGCGGATGTTGCCGTCGGCGACGAACGCGCCGCCCTCGCCGATGCCGCAGAAGCCGTAGTCCTCGAGCTGCATGATCACCATCGGCGTGAAATGGTCGTACAGCAACGCGACGTCGACCGCGTCGGGCCCGACGCCGGCCATCTCCCACAGCCGCTTCGCGACATCGCGATGGCCCGACGACGCGAAGTACTCGTCGGGCATGCCCATCCAAGTGATCGCCTGACCCCAGCGCCCCGCACCGCCGTGCGCGCTCGCCATCACCACCGCGGGCGGATGCCGAAGGTCGCGCGCGCGCTCGATCGACGTCGTCACCACGGCGACGGCGCCGTCGCACTCGAGGCAGAAGTCGTAGAGACAGAGGGGGTCGGAGATCATGCGCGCGTCGAAGTATCGGTCGAGCGTGAGCTCGTCGCGCATCAGCGCGGTCTCGCGCCGGCGCGCGTTCTCGCGCGTCGAGATCGCGACCTCCGCGAAGTGCTCGCGCGTCGTGCCGTACAGATGCATTTGCCGCTGTGCGAGCACCGCGAACATCTGGCCCGGACCCATGAGCCCCGACGGCTGGATGAAGTTGCCCTCGGGCGACGGCGGTGCCGAATAGGTCGCGCCGGGTGTGCCACGGGGCGCGAACGACGCACCGAAACGCGACGCGGCCTGCTGCAGCGTCATGACGCTGACGACGCAGTCGGCCATCCCCGCGACGATCGCGGCCGACGCGAGGCCCACCGAACCCGCCGCGCCGCCCCCGCCGCCCGTGAGCTGCGCGGTGAACTTCACGTCGGGCACGCCCAGCCACTGCGCGAACAGCGACGTGTCGAAGCCCATGCTGTAGAGCGCGAAGCCGTCGAGGTCGTCGACGGTGAGGCCCGCGTCCTCGAGCGCCGCGATCGTCGCCTTGCCCGCGAGCTCCATCGCGGTCTGCGGTACCGACCGTCCTCGCCGGTAGTAGGGCGTCGCACCCACTCCGACGACCGCGGTTCTGTCTTTCATGGTGTGGGTCACGCTGCGGCTCTCACTGTCTCGGCAAGGGTGCGTTCTCGCTCACTCGTTCACGATCGCTTCGGCTCCGCCTCGCGATCGCTTCTTCGTTCGCCGGCGAGCTCGTGGCGCGCCGCCCTCCGGGCCGCTCCGCTCGCCGCGT
The Acidimicrobiia bacterium DNA segment above includes these coding regions:
- a CDS encoding thiolase encodes the protein MKDRTAVVGVGATPYYRRGRSVPQTAMELAGKATIAALEDAGLTVDDLDGFALYSMGFDTSLFAQWLGVPDVKFTAQLTGGGGGAAGSVGLASAAIVAGMADCVVSVMTLQQAASRFGASFAPRGTPGATYSAPPSPEGNFIQPSGLMGPGQMFAVLAQRQMHLYGTTREHFAEVAISTRENARRRETALMRDELTLDRYFDARMISDPLCLYDFCLECDGAVAVVTTSIERARDLRHPPAVVMASAHGGAGRWGQAITWMGMPDEYFASSGHRDVAKRLWEMAGVGPDAVDVALLYDHFTPMVIMQLEDYGFCGIGEGGAFVADGNIRWPNGSLPVNTHGGNLSEAYIIGMTHVKEAVEQIRGTAVNQVEGATVALATGGPASIPTSSLLLRSDR